Proteins encoded in a region of the Variovorax sp. PAMC 28711 genome:
- a CDS encoding ArsR/SmtB family transcription factor, translated as MEEDNVVRALAALAQHSRLRVFRALVIAGSDGLTPGALSDALALPATSLSFHLKELTHAGLASQERQGRNLIYRAAFDQMNGLLAYLTDNCCQGEDCALETPVACGC; from the coding sequence ATGGAAGAAGACAACGTCGTCAGAGCCCTGGCCGCCCTCGCTCAACACAGTCGCCTGCGTGTGTTCCGCGCCCTCGTGATTGCAGGGTCGGACGGCCTGACCCCCGGTGCGTTGAGCGATGCACTGGCACTCCCCGCGACCAGCCTATCGTTCCATTTGAAGGAACTCACCCATGCCGGCCTGGCCTCGCAAGAGCGCCAGGGCCGCAATCTCATCTACAGGGCGGCGTTCGACCAGATGAACGGCCTGCTCGCGTACCTCACCGACAACTGCTGCCAGGGCGAGGACTGCGCGCTGGAGACGCCCGTCGCCTGCGGCTGCTGA
- a CDS encoding phosphotransferase, translated as MSEQFSGTIEVQERQRFDEAALQRWFTQQVGDSAARSFRISQFKGGQSNPTFLTETASARYVVRRKPAGVLLPSAHAVEREFRVMQALGGTDVPVPKVHALCEDPSIIGTSFYVMAFVDGRVLWDPHLPGVSAAERAAICDEMNRVLAALHAVDPVAVGLGDYGRTGNYMGRQVDRWSKQYRASETEPIDAMERLIAWLPAHLPPQATTTIVHGDYRLDNLVFAHDAPRVVAVLDWELSTLGDPMADFAYHCMAWHLAPPFRGLADLDAATLTELGLPTEQAYVDAYSRRRQLPPVDPVHWRTYMAFNLFRAAAIAQGIMGRALAGNASNAHALEAGQQARELAELGWAQVAQD; from the coding sequence ATGAGCGAACAATTCAGCGGCACCATCGAAGTCCAGGAGCGCCAGCGCTTCGACGAGGCAGCGCTGCAGCGCTGGTTCACGCAACAGGTCGGTGACAGCGCGGCGCGGTCGTTCCGCATCTCGCAATTCAAGGGCGGGCAATCCAACCCGACCTTTCTGACCGAGACGGCTTCGGCCCGCTACGTGGTGCGGCGCAAGCCCGCCGGCGTGCTGCTGCCATCCGCCCACGCGGTGGAGCGAGAGTTTCGCGTCATGCAGGCGCTGGGCGGCACCGACGTGCCGGTGCCGAAGGTGCATGCGCTGTGCGAAGACCCGTCCATCATCGGCACGAGCTTCTACGTGATGGCCTTCGTCGACGGCCGCGTGCTGTGGGACCCGCATCTGCCGGGCGTCAGCGCCGCCGAGCGCGCGGCCATTTGCGACGAGATGAACCGCGTGCTTGCCGCCTTGCATGCGGTCGACCCTGTCGCTGTCGGCCTCGGCGACTACGGCCGCACCGGCAACTACATGGGCCGGCAGGTCGACCGCTGGAGCAAGCAGTACCGAGCCAGCGAAACCGAACCCATCGATGCGATGGAGCGGCTCATCGCATGGCTCCCCGCGCACCTCCCGCCTCAGGCGACGACGACCATCGTGCATGGGGACTACCGGCTCGACAACCTGGTGTTCGCGCACGATGCGCCGCGCGTCGTGGCCGTGCTCGATTGGGAACTGTCGACACTCGGCGACCCGATGGCCGACTTCGCCTACCACTGCATGGCGTGGCATCTCGCCCCACCGTTCCGCGGCCTGGCCGATCTCGATGCCGCAACCCTGACCGAGCTCGGCCTGCCGACCGAGCAGGCCTATGTCGACGCCTACTCGCGCCGCCGCCAGCTGCCGCCTGTCGACCCGGTGCACTGGCGCACCTACATGGCGTTCAACCTCTTTCGTGCCGCAGCCATCGCGCAGGGCATCATGGGCCGCGCGCTCGCGGGCAACGCCTCCAACGCGCACGCGCTCGAAGCCGGCCAGCAGGCGCGCGAACTGGCCGAGCTCGGCTGGGCGCAGGTCGCACAGGACTGA
- a CDS encoding LysR family transcriptional regulator, translating to MHISRVDLNLLVVLDTIYTEGGITKAAEKLHLTQPAISHALARLRDLFNDPLFERQGHKMVPTPLTKRLIDPLRGSLQSIGSLLNDTQSFEPATAKKRFVIGLRDFMESTVMPPLMRALATESPDIEVSSVRANRGSLESELAAGTLDLALDVLLPLSDAVKVKRISVDGLAVVARKDHPAIRGDVDLETYLAQRHVLVTSRRQGPGFEDIELRRLGVQRQIALRCQFYFAACRTVSQTDLVLTMPESYAHMANKQFGNQVLAMPAPLSSMDAYLYWHASTDNDPANRWLRSVMLRCCGH from the coding sequence ATGCATATCTCGCGAGTCGATCTGAATCTGCTGGTCGTGCTCGACACGATCTACACGGAAGGTGGCATCACCAAGGCCGCCGAAAAACTGCACCTGACCCAGCCGGCGATCAGTCATGCGCTGGCGCGCCTGCGCGACCTCTTCAACGACCCGCTGTTCGAGCGACAGGGCCACAAGATGGTGCCCACGCCGCTCACCAAACGGTTGATCGATCCGTTGCGCGGGTCGCTGCAATCGATCGGTTCGCTGCTCAACGACACCCAGAGTTTCGAGCCGGCCACCGCCAAGAAGCGCTTTGTCATCGGTCTGCGCGACTTCATGGAATCGACCGTGATGCCGCCGCTCATGCGGGCGCTTGCCACCGAATCGCCCGACATCGAAGTCTCGAGCGTGCGCGCCAATCGCGGCAGCCTGGAAAGTGAACTCGCGGCCGGCACGCTCGACCTGGCGCTCGACGTGTTGCTGCCGCTGTCGGACGCGGTCAAGGTCAAGCGCATCAGCGTCGACGGGCTGGCCGTGGTTGCGCGCAAGGACCATCCGGCGATCCGCGGTGACGTCGATCTCGAGACCTACCTGGCCCAGCGCCACGTGCTCGTCACCTCGCGTCGCCAGGGGCCGGGCTTCGAGGACATCGAGCTCAGGCGCCTCGGCGTGCAGCGGCAGATCGCGCTGCGCTGCCAGTTCTACTTTGCCGCGTGCCGCACCGTGTCGCAGACCGATCTGGTGCTGACGATGCCCGAGAGCTACGCGCACATGGCCAACAAGCAGTTCGGCAACCAGGTGCTCGCGATGCCGGCACCACTGTCCTCGATGGACGCGTACCTCTACTGGCACGCCAGCACCGACAACGACCCGGCAAACCGCTGGTTGCGCTCGGTGATGCTGCGTTGTTGCGGGCATTGA
- the arsC gene encoding arsenate reductase (glutaredoxin) (This arsenate reductase requires both glutathione and glutaredoxin to convert arsenate to arsenite, after which the efflux transporter formed by ArsA and ArsB can extrude the arsenite from the cell, providing resistance.), with the protein MTDITIYHNPACGTSRNVLALIRNSGEAPTVIEYLKNPPDRATLQTLIAAMGVPVREVLRQKGTPYDELGLADAKWTDAQLIDFMLQHPVLINRPIVVTPLATRLCRPSEVVLEILPQPQPQQGAFAKEDGEAVVDAKGQRVAKP; encoded by the coding sequence ATGACCGACATCACGATTTATCACAACCCGGCCTGCGGCACATCGCGCAACGTGCTCGCGCTCATTCGCAATTCCGGTGAAGCGCCGACCGTCATCGAGTACCTCAAGAATCCGCCGGACCGAGCCACTCTTCAGACGTTGATCGCCGCGATGGGCGTGCCGGTGCGGGAGGTGCTGCGCCAGAAAGGCACGCCTTACGACGAACTGGGTCTGGCCGATGCCAAGTGGACGGACGCGCAGCTGATCGACTTCATGCTGCAACACCCCGTCCTGATCAACCGGCCGATCGTTGTCACGCCGCTCGCCACGCGTTTGTGCCGGCCGTCGGAGGTCGTGCTGGAGATCCTGCCGCAGCCGCAGCCGCAGCAGGGAGCGTTCGCCAAGGAAGATGGCGAAGCCGTGGTCGACGCGAAGGGCCAGCGTGTCGCCAAGCCCTGA
- a CDS encoding arsenic transporter produces the protein MLTAILLFIFTLVLVIWQPRGLGIGWSASLGAVIALLLGVVHLADIAVVWGIVWNATATFVAVIIISLLLDEAGFFEWAALHVARWGGGRGRLLFAFIVLLGAAVSALFANDGAALILTPIVMAMLIALGFTPAATLAFVMAAGFIADTASLPLIVSNLVNIVSADFFKIGFNEYASVMVPVNIAAVLASLLVLMLYFRRSIPTTYDVSQLKPPGDAIRDPATFRAGWVVLVLLLVGFFGLEPLGVPVSAVAAAGAVILLAVAARGSVISTKKVLRGAPWQIVVFSLGMYLVVYGLRNAGLTDHIASLLNVFAESGVWGAAMGTGFLTAILSSVMNNMPTVLIGALSIDASNASGIVKDAMIYANVIGCDLGPKITPIGSLATLLWLHVLAKKGTTIAWGYYFKVGIVLTVPVLFVTLAALALRLGVA, from the coding sequence ATGCTGACCGCCATTCTCCTCTTCATCTTCACGCTCGTTCTGGTCATCTGGCAGCCGCGCGGCCTGGGTATCGGCTGGAGTGCATCGCTCGGCGCGGTGATCGCTTTGCTCCTGGGCGTTGTTCACCTGGCCGACATCGCCGTGGTCTGGGGCATCGTCTGGAACGCGACCGCGACTTTCGTGGCCGTCATCATCATCAGCCTGCTGCTCGACGAGGCCGGCTTCTTCGAGTGGGCTGCGCTGCACGTCGCGCGCTGGGGCGGTGGCCGAGGGCGGCTGCTGTTCGCCTTCATCGTGCTGCTCGGTGCCGCCGTGTCGGCGCTGTTCGCCAACGACGGTGCAGCGCTCATCCTCACGCCCATCGTGATGGCGATGCTCATCGCGCTCGGCTTCACGCCGGCCGCGACGCTGGCCTTCGTGATGGCGGCCGGCTTCATCGCAGACACGGCGAGCCTGCCCTTGATCGTGTCCAACCTGGTCAACATCGTGTCGGCCGATTTTTTCAAGATCGGCTTCAACGAATACGCCTCGGTGATGGTGCCGGTGAACATCGCCGCGGTGCTGGCCAGCCTGCTGGTGCTGATGCTGTACTTCCGCCGCAGCATTCCGACCACCTACGACGTGAGCCAACTCAAGCCGCCCGGCGACGCGATCCGTGACCCCGCCACCTTCCGCGCGGGATGGGTGGTGCTGGTGCTGTTGCTCGTCGGCTTCTTCGGGCTGGAGCCGCTGGGCGTGCCGGTGAGCGCGGTCGCCGCGGCGGGCGCGGTGATCCTTCTGGCCGTGGCGGCGCGGGGTTCGGTGATCAGCACGAAGAAGGTGTTGCGCGGTGCGCCGTGGCAGATCGTCGTTTTCTCGCTGGGCATGTACCTGGTGGTCTACGGGCTGCGCAACGCCGGGCTGACCGATCACATCGCGTCGCTGCTCAACGTTTTCGCTGAAAGCGGCGTCTGGGGAGCCGCGATGGGCACCGGCTTCCTCACCGCGATCCTCTCGTCGGTGATGAACAACATGCCGACGGTGCTGATCGGCGCGCTGTCGATCGACGCTTCGAACGCCAGCGGCATCGTCAAGGACGCGATGATCTATGCCAACGTCATCGGCTGCGACCTCGGCCCGAAGATCACGCCGATCGGCAGTCTCGCAACGCTGCTATGGCTGCACGTGCTCGCCAAAAAGGGCACGACGATCGCCTGGGGCTACTACTTCAAGGTCGGCATCGTGCTGACCGTGCCGGTGCTGTTCGTCACCCTCGCCGCGCTGGCGCTTCGGCTCGGCGTTGCCTGA
- a CDS encoding MaoC family dehydratase, with protein sequence MPMLTRDNLQQSVGQSIGTSSWIEVPQSRIDAFAECTEDRQWIHIDVERAQRESPFGAPIAHGFLTLSLLPITTYELLGGLKATKSVNYGLDKLRFMSPVAAGSRVRNHVKLLAADQRDDGWTMVRTENTVEIEGQPKPALVAVSLGLFSWD encoded by the coding sequence ATGCCCATGCTGACCCGAGACAACCTGCAGCAATCCGTCGGCCAGTCGATCGGTACCTCGTCGTGGATCGAGGTGCCGCAGTCGCGCATCGACGCCTTCGCCGAGTGCACCGAAGACCGCCAGTGGATCCACATCGACGTCGAGCGCGCCCAGCGGGAGAGCCCCTTCGGCGCGCCGATCGCGCACGGCTTTCTCACCTTGTCGCTGCTGCCCATCACGACCTATGAACTGCTCGGTGGCCTGAAGGCGACCAAGTCGGTCAACTACGGCCTGGACAAGCTGCGCTTCATGTCGCCGGTGGCCGCCGGCTCGCGCGTGCGCAACCACGTCAAGCTGCTGGCCGCCGACCAGCGCGACGACGGCTGGACGATGGTCCGCACCGAAAACACCGTCGAGATCGAAGGCCAGCCGAAGCCGGCGCTGGTCGCCGTGTCGCTCGGCCTGTTCTCCTGGGACTGA
- the arsH gene encoding arsenical resistance protein ArsH has product MAKPWSTRRASVSPSPDLPNVDAALFQQPDMQRLLPARRAAHPPRILLLYGSLRERSYSRLVTEEAARLLQAMGAETRIFDPGGLPLPDAAPEDHPKVQELRDLAQWSEGMVWCSPERHGAMTGIMKAQIDWIPLAIGSVRPTQGKTLAVMQVSGGSQSFNAVNQLRVLGRWMRMITIPNQSSVAKAFMEFEEDGRMKPSPYYERVVDVMEELVKFTLLTRDCADYLVDRYSERRESAEALSKRVNLRSI; this is encoded by the coding sequence ATGGCGAAGCCGTGGTCGACGCGAAGGGCCAGCGTGTCGCCAAGCCCTGACCTTCCCAACGTCGATGCGGCGCTGTTCCAGCAGCCCGACATGCAACGGCTGCTGCCTGCAAGGCGAGCCGCGCATCCGCCGCGGATCCTGCTGCTCTACGGTTCGCTGCGTGAACGCTCGTACAGCCGGCTCGTGACCGAAGAGGCTGCGCGCCTGTTGCAGGCGATGGGCGCCGAAACGCGCATCTTCGATCCGGGCGGCTTGCCGCTGCCCGACGCCGCGCCCGAGGATCACCCCAAGGTGCAGGAGCTGCGCGATCTGGCGCAATGGTCCGAAGGCATGGTGTGGTGCTCGCCCGAGCGTCACGGGGCCATGACCGGCATCATGAAAGCGCAGATCGACTGGATTCCGCTGGCCATCGGATCGGTGCGGCCGACGCAAGGCAAGACGCTGGCGGTGATGCAGGTGTCGGGCGGCTCGCAGTCCTTCAATGCGGTCAACCAGTTGCGGGTGCTCGGCCGGTGGATGCGCATGATCACCATCCCGAACCAGTCGTCGGTCGCCAAGGCCTTCATGGAGTTCGAGGAAGACGGCCGCATGAAGCCGTCGCCCTACTACGAGCGCGTGGTCGACGTGATGGAAGAGCTCGTCAAGTTCACGCTGCTCACGCGCGATTGCGCCGACTACCTGGTCGACCGCTACAGCGAGCGGCGCGAGAGTGCCGAGGCGTTGTCGAAACGGGTGAACCTGCGCAGCATCTGA
- a CDS encoding 3-hydroxyacyl-CoA dehydrogenase NAD-binding domain-containing protein: MTARYDVQDGIAVVTMDTPPVNSLGIGNRRFIAASIARASDDPSVKAIVLTGHGRAFCGGADIREFNRPEATMAPDLIDVINLIERCDKPVVAAIHSIVMGGGLELAMGCHYRVVQRGTMVSLPEVRIGILPGASGTQRLPRLLGLEMALNMIVTGDTVMSEVLAELPGQKLFDKFVERDVVAEAVTFARGIAERRPLPRVRDLRVEHPAPEAYLQFARNMVAASSKNYPAPLRCLDCVAQSTRMGFDAALAYEREAVTELVWTKESAALRHAFFGERAASKIPDVPEDTPKRDIKTVGVIGAGTMGGGISMNFLNAGIPVKILEMKQEALDRGLATIKKNYESQVKRGKLKQDKYDQRMALLSTTLSYDDLKDCDLIIEAVFEELGVKEKVFNELDRVAKPGAILASNTSTLDVDKIAAFTKRPQDVVGMHFFSPANVMKLLEVVRGKHTAKDVLATVMAIGKKIKKTAVVSGVCDGFIGNRMIEQYSRQAGFLLDEGATPQQVDKAVEKFGFAMGPFRMGDLAGNDIGWAIRKRRASERADMKYSRTADKLCELGRFGQKTGAGWYDYQAGKRDAIPSDLVTKMIEDHRKELGITPRKISDEEIVQRLVYALVNEGAHILEDGIASKAGDIDMVYLTGYGFPIFRGGPMHYAGQVGLYNVAESMKRFAKNPRDDAAFWQPAALIQKLVGEGKSFD, translated from the coding sequence GTGACCGCGCGCTACGACGTACAGGACGGCATTGCCGTCGTCACCATGGACACCCCGCCTGTCAACAGCCTGGGCATCGGCAACCGGCGCTTCATCGCGGCGTCGATCGCCCGGGCGAGCGACGACCCGTCGGTCAAGGCGATCGTGCTCACCGGCCACGGCCGCGCGTTTTGCGGCGGTGCCGACATCCGCGAGTTCAACCGGCCCGAAGCCACCATGGCGCCGGACCTGATCGACGTGATCAACCTGATCGAACGCTGCGACAAGCCGGTGGTCGCCGCGATCCACAGCATCGTGATGGGCGGCGGGCTCGAGCTCGCGATGGGGTGCCACTACCGCGTGGTGCAGCGCGGCACGATGGTGTCGCTGCCCGAAGTGCGCATCGGCATCCTGCCCGGTGCGAGCGGCACGCAGCGGCTGCCGCGCCTGCTCGGCCTGGAGATGGCGCTCAACATGATCGTCACCGGCGACACCGTGATGAGCGAAGTGCTCGCGGAGCTCCCCGGGCAGAAGTTGTTCGACAAGTTCGTGGAGCGCGACGTGGTCGCCGAGGCCGTGACCTTCGCGCGTGGCATCGCCGAACGCCGGCCACTGCCACGCGTGCGCGACCTTCGTGTCGAGCATCCGGCGCCCGAGGCGTACTTGCAGTTCGCACGCAACATGGTGGCGGCGAGTTCGAAGAACTATCCGGCGCCGCTGCGCTGCCTGGATTGTGTGGCGCAGTCGACGCGCATGGGTTTCGATGCCGCGCTGGCCTACGAGCGCGAAGCCGTGACCGAACTGGTGTGGACAAAGGAGAGCGCGGCGCTGCGCCACGCCTTCTTCGGTGAGCGTGCGGCGAGCAAGATCCCCGACGTCCCCGAAGACACCCCCAAGCGCGACATCAAGACTGTCGGCGTCATCGGCGCCGGCACCATGGGCGGCGGCATCTCCATGAACTTCCTCAACGCCGGCATCCCCGTCAAGATCCTGGAAATGAAGCAGGAAGCCCTGGACCGCGGCCTCGCCACCATCAAGAAGAACTACGAATCCCAGGTCAAGCGCGGCAAGCTGAAGCAAGACAAATACGACCAGCGCATGGCGCTCCTGTCCACCACCCTCAGCTACGACGACCTCAAGGACTGCGACCTCATCATCGAAGCCGTCTTCGAAGAACTCGGCGTCAAGGAAAAAGTCTTCAACGAACTCGACCGTGTCGCCAAGCCCGGCGCCATCCTCGCCTCCAACACCTCCACCCTCGACGTGGACAAGATCGCTGCCTTCACGAAACGTCCGCAAGACGTCGTCGGCATGCACTTCTTCAGTCCTGCCAACGTCATGAAACTGCTGGAAGTCGTGCGCGGCAAGCACACCGCCAAGGATGTGCTGGCCACCGTCATGGCCATTGGCAAGAAGATCAAGAAGACGGCCGTCGTCTCCGGCGTCTGCGACGGCTTCATCGGCAACCGCATGATCGAGCAGTACAGCCGCCAGGCCGGCTTTTTGCTCGACGAAGGCGCCACCCCCCAGCAAGTGGACAAGGCCGTCGAGAAATTCGGCTTCGCCATGGGCCCCTTCCGCATGGGCGACCTGGCCGGCAACGACATCGGCTGGGCCATCCGAAAGCGCCGCGCCAGCGAACGCGCCGACATGAAATACAGCCGCACGGCCGACAAGCTCTGCGAACTCGGGCGCTTCGGCCAGAAGACCGGCGCCGGCTGGTACGACTACCAGGCCGGCAAGCGCGACGCCATCCCGAGCGACCTGGTCACCAAGATGATCGAGGACCACCGAAAGGAACTGGGCATCACCCCGCGCAAGATCTCCGACGAAGAGATCGTCCAGCGCCTGGTCTATGCGCTGGTCAACGAAGGCGCGCACATCCTGGAAGACGGCATCGCCAGCAAGGCGGGCGACATCGACATGGTGTACCTGACGGGCTACGGCTTCCCGATCTTCCGTGGGGGCCCGATGCACTACGCAGGGCAGGTGGGTCTGTACAACGTGGCCGAGTCGATGAAGCGCTTTGCGAAGAACCCGCGCGACGATGCGGCGTTCTGGCAGCCGGCGGCGTTGATCCAGAAACTGGTGGGGGAGGGGAAGAGCTTCGACTAG
- a CDS encoding acyl-CoA dehydrogenase family protein, whose protein sequence is MDFEFTPKVHDLRKRLLAFMDEHIYPNEEQHEREAKKAARDAEGGGSYTTLPMMQGLKDKARAAGLWNMFLPKSAHVPDGLTNLEYAPLCEIMGRRLWSTEVFNCSAPDTGNMEVFERYGTPEHQERWLKPLLAGEIRSSFAMTEPAVASSDATNIECNIRRDGDDYVINGRKWYITGAMNERCKVFILMGKTDPDNADRHRQQSMIVVPRDTPGVTVVRDMALMGVYDPPYGHPEVLFDNVRVPASSILLGEGRGFEIAQGRLGPGRIHHCMRMIGMAEAALELMCQRVVSRVAFHKPLAEQGVWRERIAKARMLIDQTRWMVLHTAWRMDTVGNKVAAKEIAMIKVLAPNNCVQVIDDAMQAFGAMGLSQDTLLVSFYAYARHLRVADGPDEVHRNAIAKHELANYRAPIPATVNAR, encoded by the coding sequence ATGGATTTCGAATTCACTCCCAAGGTCCACGACCTGCGCAAGCGCCTTCTCGCCTTCATGGACGAGCACATCTATCCGAACGAAGAGCAGCACGAACGCGAGGCGAAGAAAGCCGCACGCGACGCTGAAGGCGGCGGCAGCTACACGACGCTGCCGATGATGCAGGGCCTGAAAGACAAGGCACGCGCCGCCGGCCTGTGGAACATGTTCCTGCCGAAATCGGCGCACGTGCCCGACGGCCTGACCAACCTCGAATACGCGCCGCTGTGCGAGATCATGGGTCGCCGCCTCTGGAGCACCGAGGTGTTCAATTGCAGCGCGCCCGACACCGGCAACATGGAAGTGTTCGAGCGCTACGGGACGCCCGAGCACCAGGAGCGCTGGCTCAAGCCGCTGCTTGCCGGCGAGATCCGTTCATCGTTCGCGATGACCGAACCGGCAGTGGCTTCGTCCGACGCGACCAACATCGAATGCAACATCCGGCGCGACGGCGACGACTACGTCATCAACGGCCGCAAGTGGTACATCACCGGCGCGATGAACGAGCGCTGCAAGGTCTTCATCCTGATGGGCAAGACCGACCCCGACAACGCCGACCGCCATCGCCAGCAATCGATGATCGTGGTTCCGCGCGACACCCCCGGCGTGACGGTGGTGCGCGACATGGCGCTGATGGGTGTGTACGACCCGCCGTACGGCCACCCCGAGGTGCTGTTCGACAACGTGCGCGTGCCGGCATCGAGCATCCTGCTCGGCGAAGGCCGCGGCTTCGAGATCGCACAAGGCCGCCTCGGCCCGGGACGCATCCACCACTGCATGCGCATGATCGGCATGGCCGAAGCCGCGCTCGAGCTGATGTGCCAGCGCGTGGTGTCGCGCGTGGCCTTCCACAAGCCGCTGGCGGAACAAGGCGTCTGGCGCGAGCGCATCGCCAAGGCCCGCATGCTGATCGACCAGACCCGCTGGATGGTGCTGCACACCGCCTGGCGCATGGACACGGTGGGCAACAAGGTCGCCGCGAAAGAGATCGCAATGATCAAGGTGCTGGCGCCCAACAACTGCGTGCAGGTGATCGACGATGCGATGCAGGCGTTCGGTGCGATGGGCCTCAGCCAGGACACGCTGCTGGTGTCGTTCTATGCCTATGCCCGCCACCTGCGCGTGGCCGATGGTCCCGACGAAGTGCACCGCAACGCGATCGCCAAGCACGAGCTCGCGAACTACCGCGCGCCGATTCCGGCGACGGTCAACGCGCGCTGA
- a CDS encoding VOC family protein gives MWPALDRPTLQGVQLAVPDLDAAVAFAEQVLRLERTAPDAACFRLGAQWLAFVQHPSAASAGNVATLHWRCSDLRRQRTLLTQLGFDSQGDSEPDDVTPLRVVAADTGACALQWVADNERKTNERPPSSSSPGITALVLHARAPERVAAHWAQIFQVSVERHAAGLPRLVLDGISLQFVFVEEGAGGVGRITLALDDAGAVRERAIACGTTVDGDALTLPGLTIGLPGA, from the coding sequence ATGTGGCCCGCCCTCGACCGGCCGACCCTGCAAGGCGTGCAACTGGCCGTGCCGGACCTCGACGCGGCTGTGGCATTCGCCGAGCAGGTTCTGCGACTCGAGCGCACAGCACCCGACGCTGCGTGCTTTCGGCTCGGTGCGCAATGGCTCGCGTTCGTGCAGCACCCCTCTGCTGCGTCGGCGGGCAATGTGGCGACGCTCCATTGGCGGTGCAGCGACCTGCGGCGCCAGCGCACGTTGCTCACGCAACTGGGATTCGATTCCCAGGGCGATTCCGAGCCGGACGACGTGACGCCCCTGCGCGTCGTCGCGGCGGACACCGGCGCATGCGCCTTGCAATGGGTGGCCGACAACGAGCGCAAGACCAATGAGCGACCGCCCTCCTCTTCCTCGCCGGGCATCACCGCGCTCGTGCTGCACGCGCGCGCACCCGAGCGCGTCGCGGCGCACTGGGCGCAGATTTTCCAGGTGTCGGTCGAGCGGCACGCGGCGGGCCTTCCGCGCCTGGTGCTCGACGGCATCAGCCTTCAGTTCGTGTTCGTCGAGGAAGGTGCCGGCGGCGTGGGGCGCATCACGCTCGCGCTGGACGATGCCGGCGCCGTGCGCGAACGCGCCATCGCCTGCGGCACGACCGTCGACGGCGATGCGCTCACGCTGCCCGGCCTGACGATCGGCCTGCCGGGCGCCTGA
- a CDS encoding DMT family transporter has product MPLTGTLRGIAAMLLACAFFACMDALLKNLAGHYPPVQVMALRGLTALPLVCAYIAWRRETAGVFNRRLRWRLHLLRTTLNMAMLVLFVQGLKTLGLAEAYTLSFIAPLLMVLIAVPMLGESVQPRHWFAIGLGFVGVVIALQPDQDAFLSTGALAVLVAAVCYALSNMLGRLISRTESSAALVFWTTAGMALGGSVLAAPHWVPIQPAHLWVLGGLAISGFLGQMCIAEAFRHGQAAAIAPFEYSALAWALVLDWLFWQATPDAWTLGGGALIIASGLWLARSEAPKGASRKQRTA; this is encoded by the coding sequence ATGCCATTGACCGGAACGCTGCGCGGCATTGCCGCGATGCTGCTGGCCTGCGCTTTCTTCGCCTGCATGGACGCGCTGCTCAAGAACCTGGCCGGGCACTACCCGCCGGTGCAGGTGATGGCGCTGCGCGGTCTCACTGCGCTGCCCCTGGTGTGCGCGTACATCGCCTGGCGGCGCGAGACTGCGGGCGTGTTCAACCGCCGCCTGCGTTGGCGCCTGCACCTCCTGCGCACCACGCTCAACATGGCGATGCTGGTGCTCTTCGTCCAGGGCCTGAAGACGCTCGGCCTGGCCGAGGCGTACACGCTCAGTTTCATTGCGCCGTTGCTGATGGTGCTCATCGCGGTGCCGATGCTCGGCGAGTCGGTCCAGCCACGGCACTGGTTCGCCATCGGGCTCGGCTTTGTCGGCGTCGTCATCGCGCTGCAGCCCGATCAGGATGCGTTTCTGTCGACGGGCGCGTTGGCCGTGCTCGTCGCGGCGGTCTGCTATGCGCTGTCGAACATGCTGGGCCGGCTGATCAGCCGGACCGAATCGAGCGCCGCCCTCGTCTTCTGGACCACGGCCGGCATGGCGTTGGGCGGCAGCGTGCTGGCTGCACCGCACTGGGTGCCGATCCAGCCCGCGCACCTGTGGGTGCTCGGCGGCCTGGCCATCAGCGGCTTTCTGGGCCAGATGTGCATCGCCGAGGCTTTCCGCCACGGTCAGGCCGCCGCCATCGCGCCCTTCGAATACAGCGCGCTGGCCTGGGCGCTTGTGCTGGACTGGTTGTTCTGGCAGGCGACGCCCGATGCGTGGACCCTGGGCGGCGGCGCGCTGATCATTGCGAGCGGGCTGTGGTTGGCGCGCAGCGAAGCGCCGAAGGGTGCGAGCCGCAAGCAGCGCACTGCCTGA